In Halovivax gelatinilyticus, the following are encoded in one genomic region:
- a CDS encoding polysaccharide deacetylase family protein: protein MDRREYLSMAVVTSCLSVVGCTGTGETEAESTTETENPDLDRPTLDPDETRDETDEDEDEDETEEPDDVHPLVGTYDDFESLDHWIEYLGTMGPDRDRSSLGSQSVLMRPNDERTARLRWELDEPIDVRGVTPGIAVTADGPGWTMIQLQDADNNYNEFGQFVPGGTPFVRKNFGLTRVRGDPDPSRVTVIQFVRWYVGDSSRFWVDDLHFVPRPDHSAVALIFRGGHESHHQHALSLLESNGLDATALVPTERIGAGGAMMTADQVGDLDRSGWTVGSYGATGRALVGLGDGQLDREIDQSAAWLDERGFAGGPSVVGFPDGRYDAASYERVTSAYDLGFAARSRSQGYAGNPHLWTVAESPSNAEDAIELVDWAADIGGITAIPFDALPGDSLAALEATIARVTERVTAGDLEVITPADMVDQYVSPT, encoded by the coding sequence ATGGACCGACGGGAATACCTCTCGATGGCGGTCGTAACGAGCTGTCTTTCGGTGGTAGGTTGTACGGGGACCGGCGAGACGGAAGCCGAATCGACCACTGAAACTGAGAATCCAGATCTCGATCGGCCAACGCTGGACCCCGACGAAACGCGAGATGAGACGGACGAAGACGAGGACGAGGACGAGACCGAGGAACCGGACGACGTGCATCCGCTCGTCGGGACGTACGACGACTTCGAATCGCTCGATCACTGGATCGAGTATCTGGGGACGATGGGGCCCGATCGTGACCGCTCGTCGCTCGGTTCGCAGTCGGTGTTGATGAGACCGAACGACGAACGTACGGCGCGTCTTCGGTGGGAACTGGACGAACCGATCGACGTCCGAGGGGTCACTCCGGGTATCGCGGTAACGGCGGACGGTCCGGGGTGGACGATGATCCAGCTACAAGATGCGGATAACAACTACAACGAGTTCGGTCAATTCGTTCCCGGCGGGACGCCGTTCGTCCGGAAAAATTTCGGTCTGACCCGAGTCCGTGGCGATCCGGATCCGAGTCGTGTTACCGTTATTCAATTCGTTCGCTGGTACGTCGGAGATTCGTCTCGGTTCTGGGTGGACGACCTTCACTTCGTCCCCCGGCCCGATCATTCGGCCGTGGCGCTGATTTTCCGTGGCGGCCACGAATCTCACCACCAACACGCACTGTCGCTTCTCGAGTCGAACGGGCTGGACGCCACGGCGCTCGTACCGACCGAACGGATCGGTGCGGGTGGGGCGATGATGACCGCCGATCAGGTCGGTGATCTCGATCGGTCGGGGTGGACCGTCGGAAGTTACGGCGCGACCGGACGAGCGCTCGTCGGGCTGGGTGACGGTCAACTGGATCGGGAGATCGACCAGTCCGCCGCCTGGCTCGATGAACGCGGCTTCGCCGGTGGACCCAGCGTCGTCGGGTTTCCGGACGGACGGTACGACGCGGCGTCCTACGAGCGCGTAACCTCTGCCTACGACCTGGGGTTCGCCGCACGGTCTCGTTCGCAGGGATACGCCGGAAACCCACACCTCTGGACCGTCGCCGAGTCGCCGTCGAATGCCGAAGACGCGATAGAACTGGTCGACTGGGCGGCGGATATCGGCGGGATCACCGCGATTCCGTTCGATGCGTTACCCGGGGACTCGCTCGCGGCGCTTGAAGCGACGATTGCTCGCGTGACAGAGCGAGTGACCGCCGGTGATCTCGAGGTGATCACGCCCGCGGACATGGTCGATCAGTACGTTTCACCGACGTAA
- a CDS encoding shikimate kinase, with protein MEGRAVAPGAGTIVNALATERGSAFAIDVETVATVELTDDGTVSSEIADAPSADTTLIERTARLAIDRFGADAGMDVDSIGFRVRTESDVPIASGLKSSSAAANATVLATLDALGVTADVDPVDAARLGVEAARDAGVTVTGAFDDASASMLGGVTVTDNRSDELLSRETVDWEVCLYTPPERAYSVDVDADACDSIVSMAELSTELALDARYGEAMTVNGFAYCGALEYPTGPLIDALPQADGVSLSGTGPSYVAIGGPDALDSIETAWGERPGTVRRTKTRTDGATVV; from the coding sequence ATGGAAGGTCGGGCAGTCGCTCCGGGTGCCGGAACGATCGTCAACGCGCTGGCGACCGAACGCGGATCGGCGTTCGCGATCGACGTAGAGACCGTTGCGACCGTCGAACTGACCGACGACGGAACGGTGTCCTCGGAAATCGCCGATGCGCCGTCGGCCGACACCACGCTGATCGAGCGAACCGCGCGGCTCGCGATCGATCGGTTCGGTGCGGACGCAGGGATGGACGTCGACTCGATCGGATTTCGCGTTCGGACCGAAAGCGACGTTCCGATCGCTTCCGGGTTGAAGAGTTCGAGCGCAGCGGCGAACGCGACCGTCCTCGCGACGCTAGACGCACTCGGCGTCACAGCCGATGTCGATCCGGTCGATGCGGCCAGACTGGGTGTCGAGGCAGCGAGGGACGCCGGTGTGACGGTGACCGGAGCGTTCGACGACGCGTCGGCGAGCATGCTCGGCGGAGTGACCGTAACGGACAACCGGTCCGACGAACTGCTCTCTCGCGAGACCGTCGACTGGGAGGTCTGTCTCTACACGCCGCCAGAGCGCGCCTACAGCGTAGACGTCGATGCGGACGCCTGCGATTCGATCGTCTCGATGGCCGAGTTGAGTACGGAACTCGCGCTAGACGCTCGATACGGTGAGGCGATGACGGTCAACGGATTCGCCTACTGCGGGGCACTCGAGTACCCCACGGGACCGCTAATCGACGCGCTTCCACAGGCGGATGGTGTCTCCCTCTCGGGAACCGGGCCGAGTTACGTGGCCATCGGTGGACCCGACGCGCTCGATTCGATCGAAACCGCGTGGGGAGAGCGACCGGGAACCGTCAGGCGAACGAAGACGAGAACGGACGGTGCCACAGTAGTATGA
- a CDS encoding chorismate mutase has product MTESTDQYELNTADMSLDELRAEIEEIDRELVQLIARRTYVADTIARVKDQEGLPTTDEAQEARVMDRAGENADRFDVDSNLVKAIFRLLIELNKVEQRENR; this is encoded by the coding sequence ATGACAGAATCTACCGACCAGTACGAATTGAACACGGCCGATATGAGTTTAGACGAACTGAGAGCGGAGATCGAAGAGATCGATCGGGAACTCGTTCAGTTGATCGCGAGACGAACGTACGTCGCAGACACCATCGCTCGCGTCAAAGATCAGGAGGGACTCCCGACCACGGACGAAGCCCAGGAAGCGCGCGTGATGGATCGAGCGGGAGAAAACGCCGATCGGTTCGACGTCGATTCGAACCTCGTCAAGGCGATCTTCCGGTTACTGATCGAACTCAACAAGGTTGAGCAGCGCGAAAACCGGTGA
- the sucD gene encoding succinate--CoA ligase subunit alpha produces the protein MSVLVDENTRVVVQGITGGEGKFHTGQMIEYGTNVVAGAVPGKGGQEIHGVPVYDTVDEAVRAEDADASVIFVPPAFAGDAIFEALDTDLDLAVAITEGVPTQDMARVKKRLSETDTRLIGPNCPGIITPGESKLGILPGNIFSPGSVGLVSRSGTLTYQVVDNLTNRDIGQTTAIGIGGDPIIGTDFIDALSAFEDDPETEVIVMCGEIGGEDEEEAAAYIAEHVDTPVVGFIAGRTAPPGKRMGHAGAIVSGSGTGTAESKIDALNEAGVPVGDTPEEVADSVEELL, from the coding sequence ATGAGCGTCCTCGTCGACGAAAACACGCGCGTCGTCGTACAGGGAATCACCGGTGGTGAAGGGAAGTTCCACACCGGCCAGATGATCGAGTACGGAACGAACGTGGTCGCGGGCGCCGTCCCCGGAAAAGGCGGCCAGGAGATCCACGGCGTCCCGGTCTACGATACGGTCGACGAAGCCGTTCGGGCGGAAGACGCCGACGCGTCCGTCATCTTCGTTCCGCCGGCGTTCGCCGGCGACGCCATCTTCGAGGCGCTCGATACCGACCTCGATCTCGCTGTCGCCATCACCGAAGGTGTGCCGACCCAGGACATGGCCCGCGTGAAAAAGCGATTGTCCGAGACCGACACCCGTCTCATCGGCCCCAACTGTCCGGGAATCATCACCCCCGGCGAGTCGAAACTCGGCATCCTCCCGGGTAACATCTTCTCGCCCGGTTCCGTCGGCCTCGTCTCTCGCTCCGGAACGCTCACCTACCAGGTCGTCGACAACCTGACCAACCGGGACATCGGTCAAACGACGGCGATCGGAATCGGCGGCGACCCGATCATCGGTACCGACTTCATCGACGCCCTCTCCGCGTTCGAGGACGATCCAGAAACCGAAGTGATCGTCATGTGCGGAGAGATCGGCGGTGAAGACGAAGAGGAGGCCGCCGCGTACATCGCAGAGCACGTCGACACGCCGGTCGTCGGTTTCATCGCCGGCCGCACGGCACCGCCGGGCAAGCGCATGGGTCACGCCGGGGCGATCGTCTCCGGATCCGGAACCGGCACGGCAGAGAGCAAGATCGACGCACTCAACGAGGCGGGAGTCCCCGTCGGAGACACGCCCGAAGAGGTCGCCGACTCGGTCGAAGAACTGCTCTAG
- the sucC gene encoding ADP-forming succinate--CoA ligase subunit beta has product MKLHEYQAKQVFADAGIPTPDSALASDVDGVLEAAEEVGYPVAIKAQVQVGGRGKAGGIELVENADEAREAADRILGMDLKGIRVESVLVEGAVDFTDELYVGVTMDRAAGKPVAMVSTRGGVNIEEVAEEDPDAIARVHVDPSFGMHPYQARKAVYDAGVDQSIARDVAGVLSTLYDLWDAKDGADAEINPLMVTADDEVIAADAVMNIDEDALFRQPELAEMGDEAGGGDDLERKADEYGFDYVRLDGSVGIIGNGAGLVMTTLDLVDYYGGSPANFLDVGGGAKAERIANALDMVFSDDNVDSVVFNIFGGITRGDEVAKGINEALEQFDDIPKPVVVRLAGTNWEEGMEILNEELVTVEQTLEDAVQRSVEYADEVSA; this is encoded by the coding sequence ATGAAGTTGCACGAGTATCAGGCGAAGCAGGTGTTCGCCGATGCGGGGATTCCGACGCCGGACTCCGCACTGGCATCCGACGTCGACGGCGTACTGGAGGCCGCCGAGGAAGTCGGATACCCGGTGGCGATCAAAGCGCAGGTACAGGTCGGTGGCCGCGGCAAGGCGGGCGGCATCGAACTCGTCGAGAACGCAGACGAGGCTCGAGAGGCAGCCGATCGAATCCTCGGGATGGATCTAAAAGGCATTCGCGTCGAATCCGTACTGGTTGAGGGAGCCGTCGACTTTACCGACGAGCTCTACGTCGGCGTGACGATGGATCGCGCTGCGGGGAAGCCGGTCGCGATGGTCTCGACTCGCGGCGGGGTCAACATCGAGGAGGTCGCCGAGGAAGACCCAGACGCGATCGCCCGAGTACACGTCGATCCCTCGTTCGGAATGCACCCCTATCAGGCGCGAAAAGCCGTCTACGACGCGGGCGTCGATCAATCGATCGCCCGCGATGTGGCCGGCGTTCTATCGACGCTCTACGACCTGTGGGACGCGAAAGACGGAGCCGATGCGGAGATCAACCCGCTGATGGTGACGGCTGACGACGAGGTCATCGCCGCGGACGCGGTCATGAACATCGACGAAGACGCCCTCTTTCGCCAGCCCGAACTGGCGGAGATGGGCGACGAAGCGGGCGGCGGCGACGACCTCGAACGGAAGGCCGACGAGTACGGGTTCGACTACGTCCGGCTCGACGGTTCCGTCGGCATCATCGGTAACGGTGCCGGCCTCGTCATGACGACACTCGACCTCGTCGACTACTACGGGGGATCGCCGGCGAACTTCCTCGACGTCGGCGGCGGCGCGAAAGCAGAACGGATCGCGAACGCCCTGGACATGGTCTTCTCGGACGACAACGTCGATAGCGTCGTGTTCAACATCTTCGGCGGCATTACCCGTGGCGACGAGGTGGCAAAGGGAATCAACGAAGCGCTCGAACAGTTCGACGACATTCCGAAACCCGTCGTCGTCAGACTCGCCGGTACGAACTGGGAAGAAGGGATGGAGATTCTAAACGAAGAACTCGTGACGGTCGAACAGACGCTCGAAGACGCCGTGCAACGGTCGGTCGAATACGCAGACGAGGTGAGCGCATGA
- a CDS encoding UbiA family prenyltransferase, translating into MDEDGSWTGGESTSFWEKVALALVHSNVFISLAATSWVVTTVVLAELPFDPIPLFIVFVVTLFVYSLNRFTDIDEDEFNVPGRATFTRRYGRFVLAVGSIGYLLAAGLALLLDVPRAELLFAPVVVIGLYSVVGLKEYLLVKNVLVGVAWAGIPLGTGVYYGVAGRTTILFLTGFVFCMLTIAAVVFDVKDIVGDRREGITTIPRVVGTERTRYGCAGATVLVAAAVVGSVLIDRVSPRYLVLLSLCAYVFAYSIRADTDAGPLFYGFVVDGEHLFLATVVVVLAATGVL; encoded by the coding sequence ATGGACGAAGACGGTTCTTGGACGGGCGGTGAGAGCACGTCGTTCTGGGAAAAAGTCGCACTCGCGCTCGTCCACAGTAACGTCTTCATCTCACTCGCCGCGACGAGCTGGGTCGTGACGACCGTCGTGCTCGCGGAGCTTCCGTTCGATCCGATCCCGTTGTTTATCGTCTTCGTCGTAACGTTGTTCGTCTACAGTCTGAATCGATTCACGGACATCGACGAGGACGAGTTCAACGTTCCCGGAAGAGCGACGTTCACGAGACGGTACGGTCGATTTGTGCTGGCCGTTGGCTCCATTGGCTACCTACTCGCCGCGGGGCTCGCACTCCTATTAGACGTCCCGCGCGCGGAGCTGCTGTTCGCCCCAGTCGTCGTCATCGGTCTGTACTCCGTCGTCGGATTGAAGGAGTATCTGCTCGTCAAGAACGTCCTCGTCGGGGTCGCCTGGGCGGGTATCCCGCTCGGTACCGGCGTCTACTACGGGGTTGCGGGACGGACAACGATTCTGTTTCTCACCGGGTTCGTCTTCTGCATGCTGACGATTGCGGCGGTGGTTTTCGACGTGAAGGATATCGTCGGGGATCGGCGAGAAGGCATCACGACGATTCCCCGGGTTGTCGGAACCGAACGAACCCGGTACGGGTGTGCTGGCGCAACCGTCCTCGTCGCCGCAGCTGTCGTCGGATCCGTCCTGATCGACCGTGTCTCCCCTCGATATCTCGTGTTACTGAGTTTGTGTGCGTACGTATTCGCCTACTCCATCCGCGCAGATACAGACGCCGGTCCGCTGTTTTACGGATTCGTCGTCGACGGTGAGCACCTCTTTCTCGCGACGGTGGTTGTCGTACTCGCCGCCACGGGCGTCCTCTAA
- a CDS encoding fumarylacetoacetate hydrolase family protein has translation MKYVRFRDKAGAVRRGTFDSGTISFGGTEYDPETVDILPPCEPTKVVCIGRNYAKHAEELGNEVPNRPLLFLKPPNTLAGHGDTITAPAGTERLDVEAELGVVIGQQCRHVEESNAMDVVAGFTAINDVSNRDDQRQETNWVRGKAFDGACPMGPVLATPDEVPNDAAVRSSIDGEPAQNGSLDQLIFSIPELIAEVTSYLTLEPGDVIATGTPEGVSPLSDGSHVQIEIEGVGTLEHTVEWP, from the coding sequence ATGAAGTACGTACGATTTCGCGATAAAGCGGGCGCCGTTCGGCGTGGAACGTTCGATTCCGGTACCATCTCTTTCGGCGGGACCGAGTACGATCCCGAGACTGTCGACATACTCCCTCCCTGCGAACCGACGAAGGTCGTCTGCATCGGCAGGAACTACGCGAAACACGCCGAGGAACTCGGAAACGAGGTCCCAAACAGACCGCTGTTATTTCTCAAGCCGCCGAACACGCTCGCCGGCCACGGCGATACGATCACCGCACCCGCTGGAACCGAGCGCCTGGACGTCGAGGCGGAACTCGGCGTCGTCATCGGACAGCAGTGTCGTCACGTCGAGGAGTCGAACGCGATGGACGTCGTCGCTGGTTTCACCGCCATCAACGACGTCTCGAATCGCGACGATCAACGTCAGGAGACGAACTGGGTCCGCGGGAAGGCGTTCGACGGCGCCTGTCCGATGGGACCGGTGCTAGCGACACCCGACGAGGTTCCAAACGACGCGGCCGTTCGCTCGTCGATCGACGGCGAGCCGGCGCAAAACGGTTCGCTCGACCAACTCATCTTCTCCATCCCTGAACTGATCGCCGAGGTCACGTCCTACCTCACGCTCGAACCGGGCGACGTCATCGCGACCGGCACGCCCGAGGGCGTCAGCCCGCTCTCGGATGGCTCGCACGTCCAGATCGAAATTGAAGGGGTTGGAACGCTCGAACACACTGTCGAGTGGCCCTGA
- a CDS encoding pyridoxal-phosphate-dependent aminotransferase family protein produces the protein MDGETANTPSTSELTPPNRTLMGPGPSDVHPRVLRAMSTPLVGHLDPAFIDLMNEVQELLRYTFRTDNRWTIPVSGTGSAAMEAAIANLVEPGDTMAVPTNGYFGGRMAQMATRAGGTVVEIEAPWGEPLDPDDVERALAKHDPDVFGFVHAETSTGVRQPNVPALTEAAHDNGALVIADTVTSLGGVELRVDEWGIDVAYAGAQKCLSCPPGASPLTLSDEAMERVLARDEPPRSWYLDLSLLEGYWGEARSYHHTAPITNVYALREALRLVAEEGIESRWKRHERLSGALQAGLERMGLEMNAPPSARLPSLNAVRVPEGVNDADICSDLLDRYDLEIASGLGDLAGEIFRIGCMGHSARPENVILTVAALGEALDSAGADVDAAAGVEAVQSALR, from the coding sequence ATGGACGGAGAGACGGCGAACACACCATCGACGAGCGAACTCACGCCACCGAATCGAACACTGATGGGGCCGGGTCCGAGCGACGTCCACCCTCGCGTGCTCAGAGCGATGAGCACGCCGCTGGTCGGTCACCTCGACCCAGCGTTCATCGATCTGATGAACGAGGTCCAGGAGCTATTGCGATACACGTTCAGGACCGACAACCGGTGGACGATACCCGTCTCGGGGACCGGATCGGCGGCGATGGAAGCCGCGATCGCCAACCTCGTCGAACCGGGCGACACGATGGCCGTTCCAACCAACGGATACTTCGGCGGACGGATGGCTCAGATGGCAACGCGCGCCGGTGGGACAGTCGTCGAGATCGAGGCACCGTGGGGTGAACCGCTCGATCCGGACGACGTCGAACGAGCGCTCGCGAAACACGACCCCGACGTCTTCGGATTCGTCCACGCCGAGACGAGCACCGGCGTGCGCCAGCCGAACGTTCCGGCGTTGACCGAGGCCGCACACGACAACGGTGCGCTCGTCATCGCAGACACCGTCACGTCGCTCGGCGGCGTCGAACTGCGCGTCGACGAATGGGGCATCGACGTCGCCTACGCCGGCGCACAAAAGTGTCTGTCCTGCCCACCAGGTGCGAGTCCGCTGACGCTCTCCGACGAAGCGATGGAGCGGGTCCTGGCTCGTGACGAGCCGCCACGATCCTGGTACCTCGATCTCTCGTTGCTCGAGGGGTACTGGGGGGAGGCTCGATCGTACCACCACACGGCGCCGATCACTAACGTCTACGCCCTGCGCGAGGCGCTCCGACTCGTCGCCGAGGAGGGGATCGAATCTCGCTGGAAACGACACGAACGTCTCTCCGGGGCGCTCCAGGCAGGTCTCGAACGGATGGGACTCGAGATGAACGCCCCGCCTTCGGCCCGGTTGCCGAGTCTCAACGCCGTTCGGGTGCCTGAAGGTGTTAACGACGCCGATATCTGTAGCGACCTGCTCGATCGGTACGACCTCGAGATTGCATCGGGACTGGGAGATCTCGCGGGTGAGATATTCCGAATTGGCTGTATGGGCCACTCGGCGAGGCCCGAAAACGTTATTCTCACCGTCGCCGCGCTGGGTGAGGCTCTGGACTCCGCCGGTGCCGACGTCGACGCCGCCGCGGGCGTCGAGGCCGTTCAATCGGCGCTTCGGTGA
- a CDS encoding SAM-dependent methyltransferase, with amino-acid sequence MDRKTTKRDDELRTDAVTDMYEQSFPLHERRWSQEGHRSYHHGYYESADDDPARAVERMCEVVADAVAIESGDRVLDLGCGVGSDTLWLAETYDVSVVGVNVHDRQLERARSHAAATESADRISFRFDDFHELESVDSGSVDVVWGVEALCHSRDDDAVVDASSRVLDGGGRIVFADLFRRSEIEDQQVASRFEKLYDAWDVRYDPIDELTTALSNAGFENVTVRDISDAVRPSIDEAGRMSLYGYPYYKLLSLLGRVDDRLVGLAIGGYHCQKLFGDHLGYYVVSGER; translated from the coding sequence ATGGATCGAAAGACGACGAAACGAGACGACGAGTTGCGAACGGACGCGGTGACCGACATGTACGAACAGTCCTTTCCCCTGCACGAGCGACGCTGGTCCCAGGAAGGACACCGGAGCTATCACCACGGCTATTACGAATCGGCAGACGACGACCCGGCCCGCGCCGTAGAGCGGATGTGTGAGGTAGTGGCCGACGCCGTGGCGATCGAATCCGGCGACCGGGTACTCGACCTCGGATGCGGCGTCGGCTCCGATACGCTGTGGCTCGCCGAGACGTACGACGTGTCGGTCGTCGGTGTGAACGTACACGACCGACAGCTAGAGCGAGCGCGGTCACACGCCGCGGCCACGGAATCTGCCGATCGTATTTCGTTTCGATTCGACGATTTTCACGAACTCGAATCCGTCGACAGCGGGTCGGTCGACGTCGTCTGGGGCGTCGAAGCGCTCTGTCACTCTCGAGATGATGACGCCGTGGTCGACGCCTCGAGTCGCGTCTTGGACGGCGGCGGTCGGATCGTCTTTGCAGATCTGTTTCGACGATCCGAAATCGAGGACCAGCAGGTCGCGAGCCGTTTCGAGAAGCTCTACGACGCCTGGGACGTTCGGTACGACCCCATCGACGAACTCACGACCGCGCTCTCGAACGCGGGATTCGAGAACGTCACGGTCAGGGATATCAGTGACGCGGTCAGACCGTCGATCGACGAGGCCGGCCGGATGAGCCTCTACGGCTACCCGTACTACAAACTGCTATCGCTGCTCGGGCGAGTCGACGACCGACTCGTCGGCCTCGCGATCGGAGGGTATCACTGTCAGAAGTTGTTCGGTGACCACCTCGGATACTACGTCGTATCGGGCGAACGGTAG
- a CDS encoding enoyl-CoA hydratase/isomerase family protein: MSQSPHVAVETVDGVGRVVMNRTDRHNAMDPEMAESIADGLESLAGDDDVRCIVLTGAGHVFNTGADLSTLDGDETDANEIDDIAGPLHESVRTMATAPKPVVTGINGIVAGGGLGLALASDVALMSESARIEYAYPKIGLSGDGGITWLLPRLVGLRRAQSFTLLGEAFEPTEAVEYGLVTETAPADAFDERLAEIAEKLASGPTRAYGTIRQLLFAGADRSLDAHLVDERDRLTDLTGTTDYASGVGTFFEDGEPEFVGR, encoded by the coding sequence ATGAGTCAGTCACCGCACGTAGCAGTCGAAACGGTAGATGGAGTCGGTCGCGTCGTCATGAATCGAACTGATAGGCACAACGCGATGGACCCCGAGATGGCCGAATCGATCGCCGACGGTCTCGAATCGCTGGCCGGTGACGACGACGTTCGATGCATCGTGCTGACCGGCGCTGGGCACGTGTTCAACACCGGTGCCGATCTCTCTACACTCGACGGCGACGAGACGGATGCCAACGAAATCGACGACATCGCCGGCCCGCTTCACGAGAGCGTTCGGACGATGGCGACCGCGCCGAAACCGGTCGTCACGGGTATCAACGGTATTGTGGCCGGTGGCGGTCTCGGGCTCGCGCTCGCTTCGGACGTCGCCCTCATGTCCGAATCGGCTCGGATCGAGTACGCGTACCCGAAGATCGGATTGTCCGGCGACGGCGGTATCACCTGGCTCCTGCCGCGGCTCGTCGGGCTCCGACGCGCCCAGTCGTTCACACTGCTCGGCGAGGCGTTCGAGCCGACGGAGGCGGTCGAGTACGGACTGGTTACCGAGACCGCGCCGGCGGACGCGTTCGACGAACGACTCGCCGAAATCGCCGAGAAATTAGCGTCCGGGCCGACCCGGGCATACGGGACGATCCGCCAGCTCCTGTTCGCGGGAGCCGATCGCTCACTCGACGCACATCTCGTCGACGAGCGCGATCGATTGACCGACCTGACCGGGACGACGGACTACGCAAGCGGCGTCGGAACGTTCTTCGAAGACGGCGAACCGGAGTTCGTCGGCCGGTGA
- a CDS encoding NAD(P)/FAD-dependent oxidoreductase — protein sequence MERVDVAIVGGGPAGASAAEQAASHGAETVCLEQGVPREDREELGPDSTDAAGMLDYWIDIMDEDYREIPDDVILQELSGTDFVGPSTRVELNTTGMDASYPSFGFTFHRARMDDWLYERARDAGADIRVGTSVSSLETEIHTSGQTHTLTLSNGDSIEAERIVLADGPQRRITLDALDQFTPTGTSISEFLSPPTANHIAYQEYREFPEELFPDDRLVFWWGWMPGETAYPWVFPNDGTVARVGLTMPIGMTLDDVEHPETYRLLDPSDGGIPSGSTYITRLLERVYGDEYDVERDIPLVEDRGKARGTETYPISSTRPIDSPVEAGIAVAGGAMGTTSAFHEGGYHVAVRTGKIAGRLAAVDRLGSYNDVWKRAVGSEILRNVCFADIVGDYQPDDWDRVFDVANGMIGDGYGGRLLGRRYTAGIGATKLLLAYKRRKFRYRDGGYVQFAEDEYVY from the coding sequence ATGGAACGCGTAGACGTCGCGATCGTGGGTGGCGGCCCGGCGGGTGCGTCCGCCGCCGAGCAAGCCGCTTCCCACGGCGCCGAGACGGTCTGTCTCGAACAGGGCGTCCCGCGAGAAGATCGCGAGGAACTCGGGCCCGACTCGACCGACGCCGCGGGGATGCTCGACTACTGGATCGACATCATGGACGAAGACTACCGGGAGATTCCCGACGACGTCATCCTGCAGGAGCTCTCGGGGACGGACTTCGTCGGCCCGTCGACGCGTGTCGAGTTGAACACGACCGGTATGGACGCCTCCTACCCGTCGTTTGGATTCACCTTTCACCGCGCGCGCATGGACGATTGGCTCTACGAGCGTGCGAGAGACGCCGGTGCGGATATCCGCGTCGGGACGAGCGTCTCCTCGCTCGAGACCGAGATCCACACGAGTGGGCAGACCCACACGCTCACGCTCTCGAACGGTGATTCGATAGAAGCCGAACGAATCGTCCTCGCAGATGGTCCGCAGCGACGAATCACGCTCGACGCGTTGGATCAGTTCACACCGACCGGAACCAGTATCTCGGAGTTTCTCTCCCCGCCGACGGCCAACCACATCGCCTATCAGGAGTACCGCGAATTCCCCGAGGAACTGTTCCCCGACGATCGGCTCGTCTTCTGGTGGGGCTGGATGCCCGGTGAGACGGCCTACCCATGGGTGTTCCCGAACGACGGAACCGTCGCGCGCGTGGGCCTGACGATGCCCATCGGTATGACGCTCGACGACGTCGAGCACCCGGAGACCTATCGATTGCTCGATCCGTCAGACGGCGGAATACCGTCCGGATCGACGTACATAACGCGGCTGCTCGAACGCGTCTACGGCGACGAGTACGACGTCGAACGCGACATCCCGCTCGTCGAAGACCGCGGAAAAGCGCGGGGGACGGAAACCTACCCGATCTCCTCGACGCGCCCGATCGACTCCCCAGTCGAAGCCGGTATCGCCGTCGCTGGCGGGGCGATGGGGACGACCTCAGCGTTTCACGAGGGCGGTTACCACGTCGCCGTCAGAACCGGGAAGATCGCCGGCCGACTCGCCGCGGTCGACCGACTCGGCTCGTACAACGACGTCTGGAAGCGCGCTGTCGGTAGCGAAATCCTGCGAAACGTTTGCTTCGCCGACATCGTCGGTGACTATCAGCCGGACGACTGGGACCGCGTCTTCGACGTCGCAAACGGGATGATCGGCGACGGGTACGGCGGTCGACTGCTCGGCCGTCGGTATACGGCCGGAATCGGGGCGACGAAGCTCCTCCTGGCGTACAAGCGACGAAAGTTCCGGTATCGAGACGGCGGCTACGTCCAGTTCGCAGAAGACGAGTACGTTTACTAA